Sequence from the Panicum virgatum strain AP13 chromosome 5N, P.virgatum_v5, whole genome shotgun sequence genome:
aaatataggtgacactcacctagggaagagaaaGTTGCAGAAGGGGCCTAAGAAGGGTGACCCGAAGCGTCGAAAAAGCAAAGaaacagcaaaaccagtgagcagcgataccgagactgatgatggcgaaggtgagcgtagtcctccgtatcaggagtctgaggatagcagctcggccgatgatggtgaCGGTGCTGATCCTGATGCTggaggtggtggtagtggtgctcatgttgctgctgctggtagtAGTGGTGCTCGTtgtgttcgtttcacaggtatacattACACATATAAATAgacacatatttctgactatgagtattgactactaattatgaaatttggttgattgcaggggagactcagttcacacatgctattcaggacaccgaccatggagtACCGCActcgcagaggagaacaggtggaccgacggactatgacagtccacagcactcttcttcctcctacagcgattccAGACAATTTTTTCACTACcccattcctgacatcagcatgcagccaccgacgaggTGGGTGTACGATTGGGAAGACCCACATTTTtatactatgttagttcaggaatggcagacaacatcggcgtggacgggccaaacttggcaacattacaaggctgagctgcttagagtgcgaggtatcgctttgatgtccaccgccgaataccaaaccgcgtcccaaatgggggtcttcccattcctacgttgaactttcatttcatgtgtatatgtgtatgactctttgtatgcacgcttattactattgtatttgtatgcatgattataaattATTGCTTTGGTAAGGTCATTTACATTAAAACGTGCATAGCTAATGCcgaaatttccttttatttcacaccggggaTCCATTTTTAAGCGTCGGAAAACTGTTCGAAaccaccggtataccggccaaaccggccggtaaaccggaatAATCGGCTGGTATGCCGCTAGGAACCGGAAGTCACAGGTAtactggtcaaaccggccggtaaaccggtctaaccggccggtatatcTGTTAGAACCGCTTCAATGgggaaatttgaattcaaatttccgTTTGGCCGGTTCCGATCGGTAACCGgcctaaccggaccggttagccggAACCGGACCCCGGCGGTTAGGCCGGACCGGTCGGAAAATTGTAACACCCAAGTGTTAAACTTGGGTTTAACTAGCTAACTAGTGACCAAATTCTCTCGGTTACAAGTCGAGTCACAAATCGACTCAAAACTCGATTTCAAATCCTGGAGCAAGccgaacccggatactccgggtacgaatccggaaattccggatttacccggatactccggatattcttccggatactccggacctggaACTTTATATCTCAAGTTTTGGTCTTTTTGCTGTTCCCAAATGTTATAAAACATTActcactctctcccgtgctctctctcactctctcccgtgtctctccctctctctctcgtgcTCTCtttcccccaaaccctagagacCCAAAACCCTCCCTCTACCCTTGATCCAAGGCCCACGGGAGCTTCACTTGGGTGGTGGATCATCTATCCCGCGTGCTCCATCCCTGGACGGCTTGGGTTCAAACCCTTGGAGCAAGGAAGAGCTCACCCCAAGGTAAATAAGCTAGGGTTCGGCAAGTCCCGTGTTCTAGGGGGTTCGAATCGATTTCCTCCGGTTAGTCATCTTCTTATGAATCACTCTACTAGGGTCTAGGCGGGTTTCGATTTTTGTggattggtttttctagaaatcacgatttcagtttttggggcgaaaagtGCTGTCggacccggaaactccgggtataagcccggaaactccgggttttgaaaactccgggcgaaactccgggtataggcccggaaactccggatttctgaatccggatactccgggtatgaatccggatattccgggttttaATAGAACTGTTGGGTGTAGAATTGGGTATATTTGGGGTAAATTTGTAGTGTTTCTACTTGGGCATTTCAAGGATTGTTGTTGCATATCGTTTttgcatgcattctcatatcattgCATACGTGTAGATGCTGCCGCCGAGGGAGCCGTATACgcagtggttgcggagccacaggagccgcaggggtcagccccgcaggaggaggttcgcggggagtcggcccaaggccccactcaccccagtgttgagcagcagacgcaaggcaagccccggtgcacatccttctattttaaattatgacacctatgtatatgttctattacttgtgcattaggtgttGGAATtaattggaaccttagttgcatgattccctaggattccctgagttatactagtatgtataggacaatagaagtgctatgcttaatagtcgcgatagaagtcgagtgactcttgtcactcgcgagatataggaaagctttagaagccgagtaattgccggttactcgcgagatacattgTTATCTTTGTACTTCAGTATTTGACTTGGTTTGGAATGGAtatggaaatgtgagaccgggcggggatgatgatgttaggtggcagcaggacagggttcctgggtgtcttagccccgtccgtgtcgattaaggaccggtcgttgtggcagtgctgatcggggattgaattgtactaaccgcatgccgggagtaggaggtagtcgaaaccggtaagcctagtactgcctcgcttcgaaagtacagaactgcatcaccaccccgtagggcgagtcgagtagtcgcggagaaacgggatgcatatgtttacttttggtggtctcacgttgagctcggccgactatatgaaggtggggtggttctgtagttcgaggcggggaggggaattgttggcgtgtatagtccgacggggcaaatacgtgccgtgttggttaggtccaccttgcaaggttaaattggatcgattcgccgtgtctcacggttatgagggccttgatctctttgtcacaccgtagcaaatgAGATAGAATATTAGAAACATAAAAATGGATACTATTCTGAATCTTAATTTGTATGCCCCAACTTGGGTGTTTAGATAGGCAAACATTAGTAAGAGTCTATCTACCTAAAATATGGGGCTAAAACATGgaaagtaaggatacacctttagttgctttttctgcaaaacaaaccaccagccaaaggccgtgcatgtctagatatgtgggctaagttatacccactggtcgggtaagccttgctgagtattagaatactcagggtttgttgccaccattattatttcaggacccCAGGACGTCGACTTCTACCCCCTGTtgcgtcaagttcatccgccgggatgcagaggggtggcaggtcgtggagcgagacccttaggttaggggTTTGTCGGGTTGCACACTCGAGGGCGGAGTGTTCAGCCCATCTGTTTTGTTGGgacctgtctgaccggtctggtggaccggtctgaccggtatcccTTGGGCAGGTGCATGCacgccggtctgaccggttctcctaaccggtctgaccggtgttgtTAGGCTGAGAGTTGGCAGCAGTGTAGGGTAGTTTGTTTTAGTGTAATTTCTTTCAAGTTTCAACTTTAGTCCTCCAGTTGTAAATTTGTGAGGGTTCCAACTTATGTAAATTAACTTTGTAAttgaaactcggtttgtaaacttAAAGTCCTATCACACATCATTGTATAATTTCAAGTatttgtgtcgtgcttgtaccgtctgtgcccaccttcgcgtgggactaccggtgttgtttcgatcgggccgtgggttgagaagggatcgccaaattaagccgttaagctaatacGCCCGATGttttcaaatgacggccattatgcttaattagaattttaatttggcggttccgtcacaaaaATGAAACCCTCCTGGGGTCGACCCGACCGCGCCGCCCCTTGTTCCCTCGCGGGAGCgtcgccccgccggccgccggccgccggccgccgccctcctttctcgcagcagcggcgccccaccggccgccggcctccttcCTCGCGGCAGCGTCGTTCCTCCTTCCTCTCGGCAGGTGCGCTTCTCCAAGCGTCGCGCGGGGCTCTTCAAGAAGGCCTTCGAGCTCTCGCTGCTCTGCGACGCCGATGTCGCGCTCCTCGTCTTCTCCCCCGCCGGCAAGCTCTACGAGTACGCCTCCGCAAGGTCAGTTCGGCCTCCGCCCCCCTGAATTAGTTACTTGCTTGCTCGTCCAGTCCAATCCAATCCAACCAGTTTTAGTGAGCTAAGCACGACCCCCCGCCCAGTTCGGTCCAGGCGTCCGTGGGTCTTGATcccgtccggcggcggcgtgcgctagCTAGACGGACACGACGGCGAGCCACCGTCCGTTACTTGCTTTGTGCTGATCATGCTTGTTTTACTGCAATTTCTTGATGATTGATTGACCTATTACTACGACCCACTGCATCTTGTCATGACTGAATATGAGATTCTATTCAATTCTGATCTTGTCAATACATAGCTAGAGTTTGTGGTATGTTCTCAGCTGGATACCTGCTAGCCTACCCTTGCAAACCTGCATTAAGTCATTAAGCTTTTGAGGGCTCTATTGGAAGAGGATTTGGTACTATACTACTGTTCTTGGTAATAAAATTTAAGCAACCTCATGAGTTCGTGTTATTCAACATAAGGAATATATCAGTACAGTTACCACATCATTTGATATGAGCTATTGCAAGTCTGCAACATCAGTTGTTGCAGTGTAGTATGTTCTTCAGTTCAACATATAATTTAATTCAGTTCAACATAAGGAATATACCTTTTTCTGCTCCAAGCATATCGGGACAGACTTGCTAACGAAGCATCCATATGTGCAGGCATAGATGGAGTGGGAAATATGAAGCTCATTTGTGGGACATTTCTTGCAGAGTAGAAGGACATagaagaaaagggaaataaGGTTTCATATATGGCATGCTGTTTCCCGCATTTGTTTCAGTCTATTCTCATTTATCTATCAGTGTGCGATTATCATGAGTAGTGTGTTCTTTTGCAGTGGTAGAACATGACTAGGATTGTTTCCAGTTAATAGAAGAGCACAATTTTGTATAGCACTCTCCAGGCCACATTTCACTTAGCACAAACTACACTCAGTCATAGAATACTTAAAAATGTTATGTTTCTTTCATTGTCGGGTCAACACTGAAGTTGTTTTTTGGGTATCATATAACTCTATCATCTGTCCAAGATCCCCACCTGCACATTAAGATTGTTCTGTGCCTTATTCTGATCCTTTCACTTACTATTGTTGGCATTGCACACTTGGATGACCATTAATATACAGCAAAAGTAGCTCGGTAGTCGGTATACATTTAGTTGTGGTGATAGTTTGCTGTGCGCCTAGTTAAATCTCACATTTCACTGCCTTTCAAATATCTCTGGATCTCTGTTTTCTAAGTTCTAGCTACATAACTTCAAAAGTAGCTGCATCCTTTATCACAATGTGGTTCTGATACAGCTAGGAATATTTGTGGACAAATGATAATTTTGTTGTATTTGGTGATCGGAAGATTAACTGGATGAAGCATGAGCATTTTCAATTATAAATATATCTGGCAGAATTTCAATGGAGCAGGTTAGAAACACTCTGAATAATTGCAGTTCAGTGCATTTATACTCTGCATTTTTTTTACCTCAAGCATTTTTTTTACATGAAACAGATTCATTTTGTAGGATTCATCCAGGATACAAAATAATTGATGCTGACGGTAATAGTGACAGGCTGAGATCAATGATGTTTATCAAACAAATATTCAGATCCATGTGGTGCCTAACATCCATTTTGATCATTTACTGAAACAATATGTGTTGTGTTGAAAGCTTGAACTCGGTAATGTAATGATGTATTTGACTACTGAGACTTTGGGCTTCGTTTGtattttgtaatccatgtctgaATGCTATAGCTTTGGAGGTATTTTGATTTGCAAGAAGGATTTTTCTTGAGGCTTGCATATGCTTTGGAGGTATTTGTGGCTGGTCCGTGCATAGCCATTTCAGGGTACAAACTGCTTGTTTAATCATTGTGAAGCGAGATGCATGCATGCTGGAGTGGTTCGACCCTGTGCGCTGCATGCGGAGTGGCTCGACCCTGGTGCCCCGCGGGCCAGTGAGGTTTTTAAAATGTGAGGTGCGGGTTGACCCGTGGTCCACTTTCCACTCTGACGGGCCAGAGGGGCAGCAACAGGGTCGCTCCGATCCGCCCCCCTTGCAGGTTGACCTGACGGACTCTGAATGGCTAGAACTCCTCCTGAGCCAGGATTTCGATGTGGGTATGGATGGGCTTCAAACTGCGGTTGGGCTGAACGGACATTCACGCTGCGTTTGTAATTAGGGGTGGTAGAGCCTCTTAAATAGATAATCTTAACAGCCTAGCGCGGAGCATCTCCAGGAGACTGCCTATAATACTAACTAAAATTAGAGAGTTTGAGGCtagataaaaaatataaaacttcTAAAATAGAGGGCTAAACCAACATATACTCTCTAAATTAGACTCTCCATCCAGTTGGCCCTACATGTCACactccatcttcttcctcccccaccTCTCCATCCCGGCGCCCCACCTTGGCCCACCGCTAGCTGCCCCCGCGCCAGCCTCCGACAGGCTCACCACGGCCTCCGCTTGCCGCACCACatcgccctccgccgcgctgGCCTCCGCTCGTCGCCCTCGCGTCGAACTCCAACGGGCTCACCGCGGCCTTCGCTTGCCGCCTCGGCTACCCCACGCCGACCTTTGTGCCAGCCTtcgcagagggaggaggcgccggcgggggaggcTCGGCGGAGGAGGATGGGGGTGGCACGAGATCCCAGGGAGCACGGGAGGGTGGGATCGGGAGCTCAGGAGCGGGATGATGAGTAGGAGGGGTTCGGCTTCTTTGTCGAGCGAGTGGGATGGGATACCGAGTAGGATAGCTATCCGAGAAAAATACAGAGTTTGTTGGATCCAGTTTTTGGTGGAGTTTCACTTTTCTTAGCTAATTCATCAAGGATAGAGAGTTTcatggagatgctcttatcttatataattttaaactaaaatataTAAGAGGCAAattggattgtgaagagagTACTGTGCTCATGGTCCATTACCACTCTAATTTTTAATGGACCAATCTAATGTGCGGGAGGTTCTAGCAACCGTGCGTCTTGATATGATGTATTTTAttggaaaaacaaaagaaatcaCCAATATAAATCTACAGAGCACGACAACAATGTTGCAATCAATCGTTATCGTTGGACTAACACGGGTGCGAAGAGAAAGGTTAGGTCTACATTTCCACATACCCCCCTCTGCTACGGCCTACACGAGGATAGATGGAAGAGCTACGGGGGCCTGGGCGCCTGGCCATGTTTGTCTCACGAGTCATCACTACTTACCATCCATATCGGTCAAGCTAAAGTTGTTACAAAACTATAGGTCAACCTAAAAGTGCAGGTTCTATAGCGCTCGTACTACCCGGCCTGATATATTAGTATATGACTGGCATGTTATTT
This genomic interval carries:
- the LOC120674866 gene encoding MADS-box protein AGL24-like; this encodes PGVDPTAPPLVPSRERRPAGRRPPAAALLSRSSGAPPAAGLLPRGSVVPPSSRQVRFSKRRAGLFKKAFELSLLCDADVALLVFSPAGKLYEYASARHRWSGKYEAHLWDISCRVEGHRRKGK